Proteins encoded in a region of the Enoplosus armatus isolate fEnoArm2 chromosome 16, fEnoArm2.hap1, whole genome shotgun sequence genome:
- the LOC139298987 gene encoding fatty acid-binding protein 10-A, liver basic-like, with product MPTSSECDGSTSTRTTNILRQAARPAGMDFNGTWKVYSEENLEEFLKAVGAPQMVVKMRKEVKPVIVIEQNGKDFTYTMKTPICTKVHSFSIGKESEMTTVDGRKFKCIVREENGKLVAETDKFTSVREIQGDDMVETVTSGSVTFISRSKRV from the exons ATGCCAACCAGCAGTGAGTGTGATGGGAGTACatcaacaagaacaacaaacatCCTCAGGCAAGCAGCACGACCAGCAGGCATGGACTTCAACGGCACTTGGAAGGTTTATTCTGAGGAAAACCTCGAGGAGTTCTTAAAGGCAGTAG GTGCACCTCAGATGGTTGTCAAAATGCGAAAGGAAGTCAAACCGGTGATAGTGATTGAGCAGAACGGCAAAGACTTCACCTACACAATGAAAACTCCCATCTGCACCAAAGTCCACTCATTCAGCATCGGAAAGGAGTCAGAGATGACAACCGTGGACGGCAGGAAGTTTAAG TGCATCGTCAGAGAGGAGAATGGGAAGCTGGTTGCTGAGACTGACAAGTTCACTTCTGTCCGAGAGATCCAAGGGGACGACATGGTGGAG aCTGTCACTTCTGGCTCTGTGACTTTCATCAGCAGAAGCAAACGAGTGTGA
- the LOC139298850 gene encoding serine/arginine-rich splicing factor 10-like isoform X3, whose translation MARYMRPPNTSLFVRNISDESRPEDLRREFGRYGPIVDVYIPLDFYTRQPRGFAYIQFEDVRDAEDALHSLDRKWVCGRQIEIQFAQGDRKTPNQMKTKERRSPGRSSRYDDYDRDGRRRRSRSRSYDRYRSRSPSYDRHRRRSESPRGQRPRRESRGRSRSHSKHSPSRSRSRSVSRSRSRSRSRSRSWAGRKSGGR comes from the exons aTGGCCAGATACATGAGGCCCCCAAACACGTCTTTGTTTGTCAGAAACATCTCCGATGAGTCAAG GCCTGAGGATTTGCGGCGTGAATTTGGCCGCTATGGGCCGATAGTAGATGTCTACATCCCACTTGACTTCTATACACGTCAACCAAGAGGATTTGCATACATTCA ATTTGAGGATGTGCGTGATGCAGAAGACGCTCTTCACAGCCTGGACAGGAAGTGGGTTTGTGGACGGCAGATTGAAATCCAGTTTGCCCAGGGTGACAGAAAGA cACCAAATCAgatgaaaacaaaggaaaggcGCTCTCCAGGCAGATCCTCTCGATACGATGACTATGATCGAGACGGCCGGCGCAGACGCTCGCGCAGCCGCAGCTACGACAGATACAGATCACGCAGCCCTTCTTATGACCGCCATCGCAGACGATCTGAGAGTCCTCGAGG ACAAAGGCCTCGCAGAGAGTCCAGAGGGAGATCCCGATCACACTCCAA ACACTCCCCATCCCGCTCCAGGTCCCGGTCCGTATCAAGATCACGCTCTCGCTCGCGTTCTCGGTCCCGATCCTGGGCTGGACGCAAGTCAGGAGGACGCTAG
- the LOC139298850 gene encoding serine/arginine-rich splicing factor 10-like isoform X2, with amino-acid sequence MARYMRPPNTSLFVRNISDESRPEDLRREFGRYGPIVDVYIPLDFYTRQPRGFAYIQFEDVRDAEDALHSLDRKWVCGRQIEIQFAQGDRKTPNQMKTKERRSPGRSSRYDDYDRDGRRRRSRSRSYDRYRSRSPSYDRHRRRSESPRGSRGRMCGRGRSRSREDDRYRQRPRRESRGRSRSHSKSASPRENVNPASTSHYTEEEVRRTHSPSRSRSRSVSRSRSRSRSRSRSWAGRKSGGR; translated from the exons aTGGCCAGATACATGAGGCCCCCAAACACGTCTTTGTTTGTCAGAAACATCTCCGATGAGTCAAG GCCTGAGGATTTGCGGCGTGAATTTGGCCGCTATGGGCCGATAGTAGATGTCTACATCCCACTTGACTTCTATACACGTCAACCAAGAGGATTTGCATACATTCA ATTTGAGGATGTGCGTGATGCAGAAGACGCTCTTCACAGCCTGGACAGGAAGTGGGTTTGTGGACGGCAGATTGAAATCCAGTTTGCCCAGGGTGACAGAAAGA cACCAAATCAgatgaaaacaaaggaaaggcGCTCTCCAGGCAGATCCTCTCGATACGATGACTATGATCGAGACGGCCGGCGCAGACGCTCGCGCAGCCGCAGCTACGACAGATACAGATCACGCAGCCCTTCTTATGACCGCCATCGCAGACGATCTGAGAGTCCTCGAGG CTCTCGTGGACGGATGtgtggaagaggaagaagcaggagCCGCGAGGACGACAG ATACAGACAAAGGCCTCGCAGAGAGTCCAGAGGGAGATCCCGATCACACTCCAAATCTGCGTCTCCGCGAGAAAACGTCAACCCGGCGTCGACTTCCCATTACACCGAGGAAGAAGTGCGACGAACACACTCCCCATCCCGCTCCAGGTCCCGGTCCGTATCAAGATCACGCTCTCGCTCGCGTTCTCGGTCCCGATCCTGGGCTGGACGCAAGTCAGGAGGACGCTAG
- the LOC139299420 gene encoding gap junction alpha-9 protein-like translates to MGDWNFLGGILEEVHIHSTMVGKIWLTILFIFRMLVLGVAAEDVWNDEQSDFICNTEQPGCRNVCYDEAFPISLIRYWVLQVIFVSSPSLVYMGHAIYQLRALEKERHCKKVALRRELEAVDAELVEVRRRIEKEMKQLEQGKLNKAPLRGSLLCTYVAHIVTRSVVEVSFMMGQYILYGHRLNPLYKCEREPCPNVVDCFVSRPTEKTVFMVFMQGIACISLFLSLLEIMHLGFKKLKKGILDYYPHLKDDLDDYYVNKNSKKNSVVHQVCMGTSVGRKTTIPTAPCGYTLLLEKQGNGPNYPLLNASSAFIPIQGEPGAKPDSHKDGKEGVPSPTEQNSNSNNTSSETRSPPADKQDEPEEQSSPHHEDMECASSEYPTLPVADTSSCTTLSGIARKSRRVSPPWNCSTLVEGNGSYSGDSYHGSSSMKLRSSCVGPRARMLSKSDLKRPSRSQSPDSAGELSSVSRHSRESNSPTTSSPNRRVSAASSGSSRRAPTDLQI, encoded by the coding sequence ATGGGAGACTGGAACTTCCTCGGAGGGATCTTGGAGGAGGTGCATATCCACTCCACTATGGTGGGCAAGATCTGGCTGACCATCCTGTTCATATTCCGGATGTTGGTGCTGGGCGTCGCAGCAGAGGACGTGTGGAACGACGAGCAGTCAGACTTCATCTGCAACACCGAGCAGCCCGGCTGCCGCAACGTCTGCTACGACGAGGCCTTCCCCATCTCCCTCATCCGCTACTGGGTGCTACAGGTGATTTTTGTGTCCTCACCCTCCCTGGTGTACATGGGTCATGCCATCTACCAGCTGCGGGCTCTGGAGAAGGAGCGCCACTGCAAAAAGGTGGCTCTCCGTCGGGAGCTGGAGGCGGTGGACGCGGAGCTGGTGGAGGTGCGCAGGAGGATTGAAAAGGAGAtgaagcagctggagcaggGGAAGCTCAACAAAGCACCCCTGAGGGGTTCTCTGTTGTGTACTTATGTGGCCCACATTGTCACTCGCTCAGTGGTGGAGGTCAGCTTCATGATGGGTCAGTACATCCTCTATGGACACCGCCTGAACCCTCTTTACAAGTGTGAAAGGGAGCCGTGCCCAAACGTGGTGGACTGCTTCGTCTCCAGGcccacagagaaaacagtttTCATGGTGTTCATGCAAGGGATTGCCTgcatctccctctttctcagcCTTCTTGAGATCATGCACCTGGGATTCAAGAAGCTTAAGAAGGGCATCCTGGACTACTACCCACATCTGAAGGACGATCTGGATGATTATTACGTCAACAAGAACTCAAAAAAGAACTCAGTTGTGCATCAGGTTTGCATGGGCACGTCTGTGGGTCGCAAGACTACTATTCCCACAGCACCCTGTGGATACACATTACTGTTGGAGAAGCAGGGCAACGGACCTAACTACCCTCTTCTTAATGCCTCCTCTGCCTTCATCCCAATACAAGGGGAACCTGGTGCAAAACCAGACAGCCACAAGGACGGCAAGGAGGGAGTGCCGAGCCCCACGGAGCAAAACAGCAACTCCAACAACACAAGCAGCGAGACGCgttctcctcctgcagacaaacaggatGAACCAGAAGAACAATCTTCACCCCATCATGAGGACATGGAGTGTGCGAGCTCAGAGTATCCCACCCTCCCTGTGGCAGACACCTCCTCCTGCACAACACTGTCAGGCATTGCGAGGAAGTCACGGAGGGTCAGTCCGCCGTGGAACTGCTCCACTCTGGTAGAGGGGAACGGCTCGTACAGTGGAGATTCCTACCACGGGAGCAGCAGCATGAAGCTACGTAGCAGCTGTGTCGGCCCCCGAGCGAGGATGCTCTCTAAATCAGACCTAAAGAGACCGAGCAGGTCCCAGAGCCCAGACTCTGCGGGGGAGCTGAGCTCTGTATCCCGACACAGCCGCGAGAGTAACagccccaccacctcctctccaaACCGCAGAGTGTCGGCGGcgagcagtggcagcagcagacgAGCTCCAACTGATCTGCAGATATAA
- the LOC139298576 gene encoding Na(+)/H(+) exchanger beta-like: MAVLRPSRRSSSLAGLMCVLLLVFVSAASASRDVVSGNNETGRNPAGATEKDSHQHTNSSAHKKAFPVLSFNYDHVRKPFEISLWILLALLMKLGFHIIPTVSNVVPESCLLIVVGLLVGGIIKAIGEEAPVLDSKLFFLYLLPPIILDAGYFLPIRAFTENMGTILVFAVVGTLWNVFFIGGMMYGVCRIEGAKLASVDLLSCLLFGSIISAVDPVAVLAVFEEIHINELLHILVFGESLLNDAVTVVLYHLFKEFSHAGTVTVVDAVLGVVCFFVVSLGGVMVGAIYGLLGAFTSRFTSHTRVIEPLFVFLYSYMAYLSAEVFHLSGIMSLIACGVMMRPYVEANISHKSYTTIKYFLKMWSSVSETLIFIFLGVSTVAGPHAWNWTFVICTVILCLVSRVLGVIGLTLIINKFRIVKLTKKDQFIVAYGGLRGAIAFSLGFLLTNNEMKNMFLTAIITVIFFTVFVQGMTIRPLVELLAVKKKKESKGSINEEIHTQFLDHLLTGIEDICGHYGHHHWKDKLNRFNKAYVKRWLIAGDRSTEPQLISFYNKMEMKQAMMLVESGSAAKLPTIVSSVSMQNIQPRGPVRRRAIPSISKSREEEIRKILRGHLQKTRQRLRSYSRHDLMIDPFEDNVSEVRFRRQRVEMERRMSHYLTVPANRQETPPVRKVCFESEHQVYTYDDGESPRGQTAQPQPGLPDAVSLLNESPQRTNQSAAQRARGDAQLGAKVPDEQEEQDQLKLSRCLSDPGPNKDEGGEGGGSFLS, translated from the exons atggctgtgctcCGTCCCTCCAGGAGGAGCTCCAGTCTGGCGGGGTTAATGTGCGTGTTGTTGCTCGTGTTCGTCTCCGCTGCCTCCGCGAGTCGTGATGTCGTTTCGGGAAACAACGAGACGGGGAGAAATCCAGCCGGAGCGACCGAGAAGGACTCCCATCAGCACACTAACTCCAGTGCTCACAAGAAGGCTTTCCCCGTCCTCTCCTTCAACTACGACCACGTCAGGAAGCCCTTCGAGATCTCTCTGTGGATCCTCCTGGCCCTGCTCATGAAACTTG GTTTCCACATTATTCCCACGGTGTCGAACGTCGTCCCAGAGAGTTGTCTGCTGATCGTCGTTGGTCTGCTGGTGGGCGGCATCATCAAAGCCATCGGAGAGGAAGCCCCCGTCCTCGACTCCaagctcttcttcctctaccTGCTGCCTCCCATCATCCTCGATGCCGGCTACTTCCTGCCCATCCGGGCCTTCACCGAGAACATGGGCACCATCCTGGTGTTCGCGGTGGTGGGGACTCTGTGGAACGTCTTCTTCATCGGCGGGATGATGTACGGCGTGTGTCGGATCGAAGGAGCCAAGCTGGCCAGCGTGGACCTGCTGTCCTGCCTGCTGTTCGGCTCCATCATCTCGGCCGTGGACCCCGTGGCCGTCCTGGCCGTGTTCGAGGAGATCCACATCAACGAGCTGCTGCACATCCTGGTGTTCGGGGAGTCGCTCCTCAACGACGCCGTCACTGTG GTTCTGTATCACCTGTTCAAGGAGTTTTCCCACGCAGGGACTGTGACGGTGGTGGACGCCGTCCTCGGTGTGGTCTGTTTCTTTGTGGTTTCACTGGGAGGCGTCATGGTGGGAGCCATCTACGGCCTCCTGGGTGCCTTTACCTCCCGCTTCACCTCGCACACCCGAGTCATCGAGcccctgtttgttttcctctacAGCTACATGGCTTACCTCTCTGCGGAGGTCTTCCACCTGTCGGGGATCATGTC GTTAATAGCATGTGGCGTGATGATGCGGCCGTACGTGGAGGCCAACATCTCCCACAAGTCGTACACCACCATCAAATACTTCCTGAAGATGTGGAGCAGCGTGAGCGAGacgctcatcttcatcttcctcgGTGTTTCCACGGTGGCCGGTCCTCACGCCTGGAACTGGACCTTCGTCATTTGCACAGTGATCCTCTGTCTGGTGTCAAGAGTGCTCG gagtCATTGGCCTCACGCTCATCATCAATAAATTCCGCATTGTGAAGTTGACCAAGAAGGACCAGTTCATCGTGGCCTACGGTGGCCTGCGAGGGGCCATAGCCTTCTCACTGGGGTTCCTGCTGACCAACAACGAGATGAAGAACATGTTCCTCACTGCCATCATCACCGTCAtcttcttcactgtctttgtgcAG gGAATGACAATCAGGCCTCTGGTGGAGCTTctggcagtgaagaagaagaaggagagcaAAGGATCCATTAATGAGGAGATTCACACACAG TTCCTGGATCATCTCCTCACAGGAATTGAAGACATATGTGGTCATTATGGGCATCATCACTGGAAAGacaa GCTGAACCGCTTCAACAAGGCCTACGTGAAGAGGTGGCTGATCGCAGGCGACCGCTCCACCGAGCCTCAGCTCATCTCCTTCTACAACAAGATGGAGATGAAACAGGCCATGATGCTGGTGGAGAGCGGGAGCGCCGCCAAGCTGCCCACCATTGTGTCGTCCGTCTCCATGCA gaACATTCAGCCAAGAGGGCCGGTCAGACGACGGGCGATCCCGAGCATCTCGAAAAGTCGCGAGGAAGAGATCCGAAAGATTCTGCGAGGTCACCTGCAGAAGACCAGACAGAGG CTTCGTTCCTACAGCAGACACGACCTGATGATCGACCCGTTTGAGGACAACGTGAGTGAAGTTCGCTTCAGGAGGCAGAgggtggagatggagaggagg ATGAGTCACTACCTCACGGTTCCTGCAAACCGCCAGGAAACACCGCCAGTGAGAAAAGTCTGCTTTGAATCAG AACATCAGGTTTACACTTACGATGACGGCGAGAGCCCCCGAGGCCAGACGGCTCAGCCGCAGCCCGGCCTTCCTGATGCCGTCAGCCTGTTGAACGAATCACCCCAGAGGACCAATCAGAGCGCCGCACAGAGAGCCAGAGGTGACGCTCAGCTGGGGGCGAAAGTGCCAGacgagcaggaggagcaggaccAGCTGAAGCTATCGCGCTGCCTTAGTGACCCTGGTCCCAACAAGGAcgagggaggggaagggggcgGCTCCTTCCTCTCATGA
- the LOC139298850 gene encoding serine/arginine-rich splicing factor 10-like isoform X1: MARYMRPPNTSLFVRNISDESRPEDLRREFGRYGPIVDVYIPLDFYTRQPRGFAYIQFEDVRDAEDALHSLDRKWVCGRQIEIQFAQGDRKTPNQMKTKERRSPGRSSRYDDYDRDGRRRRSRSRSYDRYRSRSPSYDRHRRRSESPRGSRGRMCGRGRSRSREDDRTFVSLCVFRYRQRPRRESRGRSRSHSKSASPRENVNPASTSHYTEEEVRRTHSPSRSRSRSVSRSRSRSRSRSRSWAGRKSGGR; this comes from the exons aTGGCCAGATACATGAGGCCCCCAAACACGTCTTTGTTTGTCAGAAACATCTCCGATGAGTCAAG GCCTGAGGATTTGCGGCGTGAATTTGGCCGCTATGGGCCGATAGTAGATGTCTACATCCCACTTGACTTCTATACACGTCAACCAAGAGGATTTGCATACATTCA ATTTGAGGATGTGCGTGATGCAGAAGACGCTCTTCACAGCCTGGACAGGAAGTGGGTTTGTGGACGGCAGATTGAAATCCAGTTTGCCCAGGGTGACAGAAAGA cACCAAATCAgatgaaaacaaaggaaaggcGCTCTCCAGGCAGATCCTCTCGATACGATGACTATGATCGAGACGGCCGGCGCAGACGCTCGCGCAGCCGCAGCTACGACAGATACAGATCACGCAGCCCTTCTTATGACCGCCATCGCAGACGATCTGAGAGTCCTCGAGG CTCTCGTGGACGGATGtgtggaagaggaagaagcaggagCCGCGAGGACGACAG GACATTTGTCTCATTGTGTGTCTTCAGATACAGACAAAGGCCTCGCAGAGAGTCCAGAGGGAGATCCCGATCACACTCCAAATCTGCGTCTCCGCGAGAAAACGTCAACCCGGCGTCGACTTCCCATTACACCGAGGAAGAAGTGCGACGAACACACTCCCCATCCCGCTCCAGGTCCCGGTCCGTATCAAGATCACGCTCTCGCTCGCGTTCTCGGTCCCGATCCTGGGCTGGACGCAAGTCAGGAGGACGCTAG